The following are encoded together in the Scytonema millei VB511283 genome:
- a CDS encoding ABC exporter membrane fusion protein gives MTNDILKPSNRWLTGLILTATAITGATGFYVVSQSSQPSPPVATTPPVTQVTALGRLEPETEAIRLFAPSALDGDRVDQLLVKEGDRVKAGQTIAILDSRDRLQNALAQAREQVRVAQAKLAQVRAGAKTGEIKAQEATIARIQAEIAGETSTQNATITRYQAEVSNALAEYNRFLQLYRQGAISASNIDSRRLTLETAQAQLKEALSGKNRTVETLQAQLQEAKATLNQIAEVRPVDVNAAQTEVDTAIAAAKIAETQLQEAYIRAPISGQILKIRTREGEKISDSGIVEMGQTAQMVAVAEVYQTDIGKVKLGQPAIITSQAISGQLRGKVSQIGLQVDRQNVFSNQPGENLDRRIVEVKIRLSPEASQQVAGLTNLQVETAIQL, from the coding sequence ATGACTAATGACATTTTAAAACCTTCAAACCGCTGGTTGACTGGTTTAATTCTTACGGCAACTGCTATTACAGGTGCAACTGGCTTTTATGTCGTTTCTCAATCTTCTCAGCCTTCTCCTCCTGTGGCGACAACTCCTCCAGTGACGCAAGTTACAGCTTTGGGACGACTGGAACCAGAAACAGAAGCAATTCGCTTATTTGCTCCATCTGCATTGGATGGCGATCGCGTAGACCAATTATTAGTTAAAGAAGGCGATCGCGTCAAAGCAGGACAAACGATTGCGATTTTAGATTCTCGCGATCGCTTGCAAAATGCTTTGGCACAAGCACGCGAACAAGTCAGAGTTGCCCAAGCTAAGTTAGCACAGGTGAGAGCAGGGGCAAAAACAGGAGAAATTAAGGCTCAAGAAGCAACTATTGCCCGGATACAAGCAGAAATTGCTGGAGAAACGTCAACTCAAAATGCCACTATTACTCGCTATCAAGCAGAAGTCAGCAACGCCCTAGCAGAGTATAATCGTTTTTTACAATTATATCGTCAAGGTGCGATCTCTGCATCGAACATAGATAGCAGGCGATTAACCCTAGAAACCGCTCAAGCACAATTAAAGGAAGCACTTTCGGGGAAAAACCGGACGGTGGAAACTTTACAGGCTCAACTACAAGAAGCCAAAGCTACCTTGAATCAGATTGCCGAGGTGCGTCCGGTAGACGTGAATGCAGCCCAAACAGAAGTGGATACTGCGATCGCTGCTGCGAAAATAGCCGAAACGCAGCTACAAGAAGCTTATATTCGCGCTCCTATATCTGGGCAAATTCTCAAGATTCGCACGCGAGAAGGAGAAAAAATTAGTGATTCAGGCATTGTAGAAATGGGACAAACGGCTCAAATGGTTGCTGTCGCCGAAGTTTATCAAACTGATATTGGTAAAGTTAAGTTGGGACAGCCAGCTATTATTACTAGTCAAGCAATTTCAGGACAGCTGCGCGGTAAGGTTTCCCAAATCGGTTTGCAGGTAGATCGGCAAAATGTGTTTAGTAACCAGCCTGGAGAAAATCTAGATCGGCGCATAGTAGAAGTCAAGATTCGCCTGAGTCCAGAAGCTAGTCAACAGGTAGCTGGGTTGACGAATTTACAGGTAGAAACGGCAATTCAACTGTAG
- a CDS encoding DUF2834 domain-containing protein has translation MVQVLYLTLFILGTALAFSEILPFLFEQGFNLQIFVEQLFTNKISALFGWDVIVAELVLWAFILWEGSRLRMKYLWVYFASSLIGVSTGLPLFLLMRQRYLIQNPQ, from the coding sequence ATGGTGCAAGTTTTGTATTTAACACTTTTTATATTAGGCACTGCTTTAGCCTTCTCTGAGATTTTACCTTTTCTATTCGAGCAAGGATTCAACCTTCAAATCTTTGTAGAGCAGTTATTTACTAATAAGATTTCAGCTTTATTTGGTTGGGATGTCATTGTGGCGGAATTAGTTTTATGGGCATTTATTTTATGGGAAGGTTCGCGATTGAGAATGAAATATTTATGGGTTTATTTTGCTAGTAGTTTAATTGGTGTTTCTACAGGTTTACCCTTATTTCTTCTCATGCGACAAAGATATCTCATTCAGAATCCACAATAA